Proteins encoded together in one Lathyrus oleraceus cultivar Zhongwan6 chromosome 5, CAAS_Psat_ZW6_1.0, whole genome shotgun sequence window:
- the LOC127087777 gene encoding sister chromatid cohesion protein PDS5 homolog C isoform X1 has product MAFEYRELQNHLFDVGNRLADPPASVDQLISLLSRADSCLARVEQSPKHSMRVALNPTLNALVEHRLLRHPDTDVQVALASCITEITRITAPDAPYDDDQMKEIFQLVVSSFEKLHDISSRSYVKRRAILETVAKVRSCVVMLDLECDGLILEMFQHFLKAIREHHPENVFSSMETIMTLVLEESEEISFDLLSPLLDSIKKDNEEVSPIARKLGERVLENCATKIKPYLVQAVRILGISVDDYSKVLASICQDTCDSLEKNGVCVTSEHKEEDSKSAEPPLEESSPEDESKSAELPLEESSPEDETKSAELPLEESSPVVVKEEPEEAAHSPQDNREGNRSSKSVTNNGVASAGEDATLGDFKSITKKEDTDCYDHSKEELNDLGDGKVDKNEQKPEQSTKKSRRKSSYSTKSAKLSQCQVVANEKKAEKMLDSESYSKEARNDESEVVASPSRSDSLPDENHSEKLGKAKTKESPANVEVVSKKVSEGASVSKAKSVKRSVKKTLGRNSGVKKTAGTDSDKTQTGAVSSADVKKHSAKKLNDNEGGGGGSSSRQLVDEKKMGWGEANSETGAAKSSSVGVDKEMVSSPRSDTKSSENEKLEETTKTSAKRKHTLEDEKLEETPKTSAKRKPPALEDEKLEETPKTSAKRKPASGKKNGSGIKEYGENLVGVRVEVWWPKDREFYKGVIERFDPIKKKHKVVYDDGEVEVLNLARQKWNAIEADSVADGEGGDHASLEASLEMPTKKKGKISFGEPTKHGKLSSSGGASGSSKSKGVLMSGQKSKDGNKSKESNTSSDSEDEVSRKFKDNTPTSAALKITSKSKNIGSSKTSKPKDDDTITPKPSVKSKQETLKSGATNQKTPKTAASEGKPPNSGGKSTVDRGGKKSGSLKKKVMEDDDSDDSAREEEYTKGKTSGSSKEEGSEVKRGNKRQRS; this is encoded by the exons ATGGCGTTTGAGTACAGAGAGCTGCAAAATCACCTTTTCGACGTCGGGAACAGGCTGGCAGATCCTCCTGCGTCGGTGGATCAGCTCATCTCGCTGCTATCT CGAGCTGATAGTTGCTTAGCAAGGGTGGAACAGTCACCTAAACACTCTATGCGAGTTGCGCTCAATCCGACGTTGAATGCATTGGTTGAGCATAGGCTTTTAAGGCATCCGGATACTGATGTCCAAGTTGCACTTGCCTCTTGCATCACTGAAATAACAAGAATCACTGCACCTGATGCTCCTTATGATGATGATCAAATGAAG GAGATATTTCAATTAGTTGTATCTTCATTTGAAAAGCTACATGATATCTCAAGCCGATCTTATGTGAAGAGGAGAGCAATTCTGGAAACGGTTGCCAAAGTCAGATCATGTGTGGTAATGCTGGACCTTGAatgtgatgggctgattttggAGATGTTTCAGCACTTTTTAAAGGCAATAAG GGAACATCATCCAGAGAATGTTTTTTCATCCATGGAAACCATTATGACACTTGTTCTAGAGGAAAGTGAAGAAATATCCTTTGATTTGCTTTCTCCTCTCCTGGACAGCATTAAGAAAGACAATGAG GAAGTTTCACCAATTGCCCGGAAATTGGGAGAGAGGGTCCTTGAAAATTGTGCAACCAAAATTAAACCCTACTTAGTGCAAGCAGTGAGAATCTTGGGTATATCTGTGGATGATTATAGCAAAGTACTTGCTTCAATATGTCAAGATACCTGTGATAGCTTGGAGAAAAATGGTGTATGTGTTACTAGTGAGCACAAG GAAGAGGATAGCAAGTCAGCTGAACCACCACTTGAGGAGTCAAGCCCA GAAGACGAGAGCAAGTCAGCAGAGCTACCACTTGAGGAGTCAAGCCCA GAAGACGAAACCAAGTCAGCTGAACTACCACTTGAGGAGTCAAGCCCA GTGGTGGTTAAAGAGGAACCAGAGGAAGCTGCACATTCTCCACAAGATAATCGGGAGGGGAATAGATCTTCCAAGTCAGTCACAAACAATGGCGTTGCATCTGCTGGAGAAGATGCCACTTTAGGAGATTTTAAGTCCATTACAAAGAAAGAGGATACTGATTGTTATGATCATTCCAAAGAGGAGCTCAATGATTTGGGCGATGGAAAAGTTGACAAGAATGAACAAAAACCGGAACAATCCACCAAAAAGAGCCGGAGGAAATCGAGCTATTCAACCAAATCTGCAAAACTGTCTCAATGTCAAGTTGTTGCTAATGAAAAGAAAGCTGAGAAGATGTTGGATTCTGAAAGTTACAGCAAGGAAGCTCGCAATGATGAATCTGaagttgtggcttctccttcaCGTAGTGACAGCCTTCCTGATGAAAATCATTCAGAGAAACTtggaaaagctaaaactaaagAAAGCCCTGCAAATGTTGAAGTTGTTTCGAAAAAGGTATCTGAAGGAGCAAGTGTATCAAAAGCCAAATCTGTCAAGCGGTCAGTGAAAAAGACACTTGGTCGAAACTCTGGTGTAAAAAAAACTGCTGGTACAGATTCAGACAAAACACAAACTGGGGCTGTTAGTAGTGCTGATGTTAAAAAGCACTCTGCCAAGAAATTGAATGATAACGAGGGTGGTGGTGGTGGGTCCTCTTCCAGACAGCTTGTAGATGAGAAGAAGATGGGGTGGGGGGAAGCTAACTCAGAAACGGGTGCAGCAAAGTCTTCTAGTGTAGGTGTTGATAAG GAAATGGTTTCTTCTCCGAGGTCCGATACCAAATCCTCCGAAAATGAAAAGTTAGAGGAGACTACCAAGACAAGTGCAAAGAGGAAACACACCTTAGAAGATGAAAAGTTAGAGGAGACTCCCAAAACAAGTGCAAAGAGGAAACCACCCGCCTTAGAAGATGAAAAGTTAGAGGAGACTCCCAAAACAAGTGCAAAGAGGAAACCCGCCTCAGGAAAGAAAAAT GGATCTGGCATCAAGGAATACGGTGAAAACCTTGTAGGTGTGCGAGTTGAAGTATGGTGGCCTAAGGATCGTGA GTTTTACAAAGGTGTCATTGAACGTTTTGATCCTATAAAAAAGAAGCACAAG GTGGTTTATGATGATGGTGAAGTTGAAGTATTAAACCTTGCGAGGCAAAAATGGAATGCCATTGAAGCTGATTCAGTTGCAGATGGG GAAGGAGGTGATCATGCCAGTCTCGAGGCTTCCCTTGAAAT GCCTAcaaaaaagaaaggaaaaataAGTTTCGGTGAACCAACTAAGCATGGAAAGCTGTCTTCGAG TGGCGGGGCATCAGGATCAAGTAAGTCGAAGGGTGTTTTGATGTCTGGTCAGAAGTCTAAGGATGGAAACAAATCCAAAGAATCCAATACTTCTAGCGATTCTGAGGATGAAGTTAGCAGAAAGTTTAAGGACAACACTCCTACATCTGCTGCACTGAAAATTACTAGTAAATCCAAGAATATTGGTAGTTCCAAGACAAGCAAGCCAAAGGATGACGACACTATCACTCCAAAACCCTCTGTCAAGTCTAAGCAGGAAACCTTAAAGAGTGGAGCAACCAACCAAAAGACCCCAAAGACTGCTGCTTCTGAGGGAAAGCCCCCAAATAGTGGTGGAAAGTCTACTGTCGACCGTGGTGGCAAGAAATCTGGTTCATTGAAGAAAAAAGTTATGGAGGATGATGACTCAGATGATTCAGCAAGAGAGGAGGAATATACAAAGGGCAAGACATCAGGTTCATCAAAGGAAGAAGGAAGTGAGGTCAAGAGGGGAAATAAACGTCAGAGAAGCTAG
- the LOC127087777 gene encoding sister chromatid cohesion protein PDS5 homolog C isoform X4, protein MAFEYRELQNHLFDVGNRLADPPASVDQLISLLSRADSCLARVEQSPKHSMRVALNPTLNALVEHRLLRHPDTDVQVALASCITEITRITAPDAPYDDDQMKEIFQLVVSSFEKLHDISSRSYVKRRAILETVAKVRSCVVMLDLECDGLILEMFQHFLKAIREHHPENVFSSMETIMTLVLEESEEISFDLLSPLLDSIKKDNEEVSPIARKLGERVLENCATKIKPYLVQAVRILGISVDDYSKVLASICQDTCDSLEKNGVCVTSEHKEEDSKSAEPPLEESSPEDESKSAELPLEESSPEDETKSAELPLEESSPVVVKEEPEEAAHSPQDNREGNRSSKSVTNNGVASAGEDATLGDFKSITKKEDTDCYDHSKEELNDLGDGKVDKNEQKPEQSTKKSRRKSSYSTKSAKLSQCQVVANEKKAEKMLDSESYSKEARNDESEVVASPSRSDSLPDENHSEKLGKAKTKESPANVEVVSKKVSEGASVSKAKSVKRSVKKTLGRNSGVKKTAGTDSDKTQTGAVSSADVKKHSAKKLNDNEGGGGGSSSRQLVDEKKMGWGEANSETGAAKSSSVGVDKEMVSSPRSDTKSSENEKLEETTKTSAKRKHTLEDEKLEETPKTSAKRKPPALEDEKLEETPKTSAKRKPASGKKNGSGIKEYGENLVGVRVEVWWPKDREFYKGVIERFDPIKKKHKVVYDDGEVEVLNLARQKWNAIEADSVADGEGGDHASLEASLEIGGASGSSKSKGVLMSGQKSKDGNKSKESNTSSDSEDEVSRKFKDNTPTSAALKITSKSKNIGSSKTSKPKDDDTITPKPSVKSKQETLKSGATNQKTPKTAASEGKPPNSGGKSTVDRGGKKSGSLKKKVMEDDDSDDSAREEEYTKGKTSGSSKEEGSEVKRGNKRQRS, encoded by the exons ATGGCGTTTGAGTACAGAGAGCTGCAAAATCACCTTTTCGACGTCGGGAACAGGCTGGCAGATCCTCCTGCGTCGGTGGATCAGCTCATCTCGCTGCTATCT CGAGCTGATAGTTGCTTAGCAAGGGTGGAACAGTCACCTAAACACTCTATGCGAGTTGCGCTCAATCCGACGTTGAATGCATTGGTTGAGCATAGGCTTTTAAGGCATCCGGATACTGATGTCCAAGTTGCACTTGCCTCTTGCATCACTGAAATAACAAGAATCACTGCACCTGATGCTCCTTATGATGATGATCAAATGAAG GAGATATTTCAATTAGTTGTATCTTCATTTGAAAAGCTACATGATATCTCAAGCCGATCTTATGTGAAGAGGAGAGCAATTCTGGAAACGGTTGCCAAAGTCAGATCATGTGTGGTAATGCTGGACCTTGAatgtgatgggctgattttggAGATGTTTCAGCACTTTTTAAAGGCAATAAG GGAACATCATCCAGAGAATGTTTTTTCATCCATGGAAACCATTATGACACTTGTTCTAGAGGAAAGTGAAGAAATATCCTTTGATTTGCTTTCTCCTCTCCTGGACAGCATTAAGAAAGACAATGAG GAAGTTTCACCAATTGCCCGGAAATTGGGAGAGAGGGTCCTTGAAAATTGTGCAACCAAAATTAAACCCTACTTAGTGCAAGCAGTGAGAATCTTGGGTATATCTGTGGATGATTATAGCAAAGTACTTGCTTCAATATGTCAAGATACCTGTGATAGCTTGGAGAAAAATGGTGTATGTGTTACTAGTGAGCACAAG GAAGAGGATAGCAAGTCAGCTGAACCACCACTTGAGGAGTCAAGCCCA GAAGACGAGAGCAAGTCAGCAGAGCTACCACTTGAGGAGTCAAGCCCA GAAGACGAAACCAAGTCAGCTGAACTACCACTTGAGGAGTCAAGCCCA GTGGTGGTTAAAGAGGAACCAGAGGAAGCTGCACATTCTCCACAAGATAATCGGGAGGGGAATAGATCTTCCAAGTCAGTCACAAACAATGGCGTTGCATCTGCTGGAGAAGATGCCACTTTAGGAGATTTTAAGTCCATTACAAAGAAAGAGGATACTGATTGTTATGATCATTCCAAAGAGGAGCTCAATGATTTGGGCGATGGAAAAGTTGACAAGAATGAACAAAAACCGGAACAATCCACCAAAAAGAGCCGGAGGAAATCGAGCTATTCAACCAAATCTGCAAAACTGTCTCAATGTCAAGTTGTTGCTAATGAAAAGAAAGCTGAGAAGATGTTGGATTCTGAAAGTTACAGCAAGGAAGCTCGCAATGATGAATCTGaagttgtggcttctccttcaCGTAGTGACAGCCTTCCTGATGAAAATCATTCAGAGAAACTtggaaaagctaaaactaaagAAAGCCCTGCAAATGTTGAAGTTGTTTCGAAAAAGGTATCTGAAGGAGCAAGTGTATCAAAAGCCAAATCTGTCAAGCGGTCAGTGAAAAAGACACTTGGTCGAAACTCTGGTGTAAAAAAAACTGCTGGTACAGATTCAGACAAAACACAAACTGGGGCTGTTAGTAGTGCTGATGTTAAAAAGCACTCTGCCAAGAAATTGAATGATAACGAGGGTGGTGGTGGTGGGTCCTCTTCCAGACAGCTTGTAGATGAGAAGAAGATGGGGTGGGGGGAAGCTAACTCAGAAACGGGTGCAGCAAAGTCTTCTAGTGTAGGTGTTGATAAG GAAATGGTTTCTTCTCCGAGGTCCGATACCAAATCCTCCGAAAATGAAAAGTTAGAGGAGACTACCAAGACAAGTGCAAAGAGGAAACACACCTTAGAAGATGAAAAGTTAGAGGAGACTCCCAAAACAAGTGCAAAGAGGAAACCACCCGCCTTAGAAGATGAAAAGTTAGAGGAGACTCCCAAAACAAGTGCAAAGAGGAAACCCGCCTCAGGAAAGAAAAAT GGATCTGGCATCAAGGAATACGGTGAAAACCTTGTAGGTGTGCGAGTTGAAGTATGGTGGCCTAAGGATCGTGA GTTTTACAAAGGTGTCATTGAACGTTTTGATCCTATAAAAAAGAAGCACAAG GTGGTTTATGATGATGGTGAAGTTGAAGTATTAAACCTTGCGAGGCAAAAATGGAATGCCATTGAAGCTGATTCAGTTGCAGATGGG GAAGGAGGTGATCATGCCAGTCTCGAGGCTTCCCTTGAAAT TGGCGGGGCATCAGGATCAAGTAAGTCGAAGGGTGTTTTGATGTCTGGTCAGAAGTCTAAGGATGGAAACAAATCCAAAGAATCCAATACTTCTAGCGATTCTGAGGATGAAGTTAGCAGAAAGTTTAAGGACAACACTCCTACATCTGCTGCACTGAAAATTACTAGTAAATCCAAGAATATTGGTAGTTCCAAGACAAGCAAGCCAAAGGATGACGACACTATCACTCCAAAACCCTCTGTCAAGTCTAAGCAGGAAACCTTAAAGAGTGGAGCAACCAACCAAAAGACCCCAAAGACTGCTGCTTCTGAGGGAAAGCCCCCAAATAGTGGTGGAAAGTCTACTGTCGACCGTGGTGGCAAGAAATCTGGTTCATTGAAGAAAAAAGTTATGGAGGATGATGACTCAGATGATTCAGCAAGAGAGGAGGAATATACAAAGGGCAAGACATCAGGTTCATCAAAGGAAGAAGGAAGTGAGGTCAAGAGGGGAAATAAACGTCAGAGAAGCTAG
- the LOC127087777 gene encoding sister chromatid cohesion protein PDS5 homolog C isoform X2, whose product MAFEYRELQNHLFDVGNRLADPPASVDQLISLLSRADSCLARVEQSPKHSMRVALNPTLNALVEHRLLRHPDTDVQVALASCITEITRITAPDAPYDDDQMKEIFQLVVSSFEKLHDISSRSYVKRRAILETVAKVRSCVVMLDLECDGLILEMFQHFLKAIREHHPENVFSSMETIMTLVLEESEEISFDLLSPLLDSIKKDNEEVSPIARKLGERVLENCATKIKPYLVQAVRILGISVDDYSKVLASICQDTCDSLEKNGVCVTSEHKEEDSKSAEPPLEESSPEDESKSAELPLEESSPVVVKEEPEEAAHSPQDNREGNRSSKSVTNNGVASAGEDATLGDFKSITKKEDTDCYDHSKEELNDLGDGKVDKNEQKPEQSTKKSRRKSSYSTKSAKLSQCQVVANEKKAEKMLDSESYSKEARNDESEVVASPSRSDSLPDENHSEKLGKAKTKESPANVEVVSKKVSEGASVSKAKSVKRSVKKTLGRNSGVKKTAGTDSDKTQTGAVSSADVKKHSAKKLNDNEGGGGGSSSRQLVDEKKMGWGEANSETGAAKSSSVGVDKEMVSSPRSDTKSSENEKLEETTKTSAKRKHTLEDEKLEETPKTSAKRKPPALEDEKLEETPKTSAKRKPASGKKNGSGIKEYGENLVGVRVEVWWPKDREFYKGVIERFDPIKKKHKVVYDDGEVEVLNLARQKWNAIEADSVADGEGGDHASLEASLEMPTKKKGKISFGEPTKHGKLSSSGGASGSSKSKGVLMSGQKSKDGNKSKESNTSSDSEDEVSRKFKDNTPTSAALKITSKSKNIGSSKTSKPKDDDTITPKPSVKSKQETLKSGATNQKTPKTAASEGKPPNSGGKSTVDRGGKKSGSLKKKVMEDDDSDDSAREEEYTKGKTSGSSKEEGSEVKRGNKRQRS is encoded by the exons ATGGCGTTTGAGTACAGAGAGCTGCAAAATCACCTTTTCGACGTCGGGAACAGGCTGGCAGATCCTCCTGCGTCGGTGGATCAGCTCATCTCGCTGCTATCT CGAGCTGATAGTTGCTTAGCAAGGGTGGAACAGTCACCTAAACACTCTATGCGAGTTGCGCTCAATCCGACGTTGAATGCATTGGTTGAGCATAGGCTTTTAAGGCATCCGGATACTGATGTCCAAGTTGCACTTGCCTCTTGCATCACTGAAATAACAAGAATCACTGCACCTGATGCTCCTTATGATGATGATCAAATGAAG GAGATATTTCAATTAGTTGTATCTTCATTTGAAAAGCTACATGATATCTCAAGCCGATCTTATGTGAAGAGGAGAGCAATTCTGGAAACGGTTGCCAAAGTCAGATCATGTGTGGTAATGCTGGACCTTGAatgtgatgggctgattttggAGATGTTTCAGCACTTTTTAAAGGCAATAAG GGAACATCATCCAGAGAATGTTTTTTCATCCATGGAAACCATTATGACACTTGTTCTAGAGGAAAGTGAAGAAATATCCTTTGATTTGCTTTCTCCTCTCCTGGACAGCATTAAGAAAGACAATGAG GAAGTTTCACCAATTGCCCGGAAATTGGGAGAGAGGGTCCTTGAAAATTGTGCAACCAAAATTAAACCCTACTTAGTGCAAGCAGTGAGAATCTTGGGTATATCTGTGGATGATTATAGCAAAGTACTTGCTTCAATATGTCAAGATACCTGTGATAGCTTGGAGAAAAATGGTGTATGTGTTACTAGTGAGCACAAG GAAGAGGATAGCAAGTCAGCTGAACCACCACTTGAGGAGTCAAGCCCA GAAGACGAGAGCAAGTCAGCAGAGCTACCACTTGAGGAGTCAAGCCCA GTGGTGGTTAAAGAGGAACCAGAGGAAGCTGCACATTCTCCACAAGATAATCGGGAGGGGAATAGATCTTCCAAGTCAGTCACAAACAATGGCGTTGCATCTGCTGGAGAAGATGCCACTTTAGGAGATTTTAAGTCCATTACAAAGAAAGAGGATACTGATTGTTATGATCATTCCAAAGAGGAGCTCAATGATTTGGGCGATGGAAAAGTTGACAAGAATGAACAAAAACCGGAACAATCCACCAAAAAGAGCCGGAGGAAATCGAGCTATTCAACCAAATCTGCAAAACTGTCTCAATGTCAAGTTGTTGCTAATGAAAAGAAAGCTGAGAAGATGTTGGATTCTGAAAGTTACAGCAAGGAAGCTCGCAATGATGAATCTGaagttgtggcttctccttcaCGTAGTGACAGCCTTCCTGATGAAAATCATTCAGAGAAACTtggaaaagctaaaactaaagAAAGCCCTGCAAATGTTGAAGTTGTTTCGAAAAAGGTATCTGAAGGAGCAAGTGTATCAAAAGCCAAATCTGTCAAGCGGTCAGTGAAAAAGACACTTGGTCGAAACTCTGGTGTAAAAAAAACTGCTGGTACAGATTCAGACAAAACACAAACTGGGGCTGTTAGTAGTGCTGATGTTAAAAAGCACTCTGCCAAGAAATTGAATGATAACGAGGGTGGTGGTGGTGGGTCCTCTTCCAGACAGCTTGTAGATGAGAAGAAGATGGGGTGGGGGGAAGCTAACTCAGAAACGGGTGCAGCAAAGTCTTCTAGTGTAGGTGTTGATAAG GAAATGGTTTCTTCTCCGAGGTCCGATACCAAATCCTCCGAAAATGAAAAGTTAGAGGAGACTACCAAGACAAGTGCAAAGAGGAAACACACCTTAGAAGATGAAAAGTTAGAGGAGACTCCCAAAACAAGTGCAAAGAGGAAACCACCCGCCTTAGAAGATGAAAAGTTAGAGGAGACTCCCAAAACAAGTGCAAAGAGGAAACCCGCCTCAGGAAAGAAAAAT GGATCTGGCATCAAGGAATACGGTGAAAACCTTGTAGGTGTGCGAGTTGAAGTATGGTGGCCTAAGGATCGTGA GTTTTACAAAGGTGTCATTGAACGTTTTGATCCTATAAAAAAGAAGCACAAG GTGGTTTATGATGATGGTGAAGTTGAAGTATTAAACCTTGCGAGGCAAAAATGGAATGCCATTGAAGCTGATTCAGTTGCAGATGGG GAAGGAGGTGATCATGCCAGTCTCGAGGCTTCCCTTGAAAT GCCTAcaaaaaagaaaggaaaaataAGTTTCGGTGAACCAACTAAGCATGGAAAGCTGTCTTCGAG TGGCGGGGCATCAGGATCAAGTAAGTCGAAGGGTGTTTTGATGTCTGGTCAGAAGTCTAAGGATGGAAACAAATCCAAAGAATCCAATACTTCTAGCGATTCTGAGGATGAAGTTAGCAGAAAGTTTAAGGACAACACTCCTACATCTGCTGCACTGAAAATTACTAGTAAATCCAAGAATATTGGTAGTTCCAAGACAAGCAAGCCAAAGGATGACGACACTATCACTCCAAAACCCTCTGTCAAGTCTAAGCAGGAAACCTTAAAGAGTGGAGCAACCAACCAAAAGACCCCAAAGACTGCTGCTTCTGAGGGAAAGCCCCCAAATAGTGGTGGAAAGTCTACTGTCGACCGTGGTGGCAAGAAATCTGGTTCATTGAAGAAAAAAGTTATGGAGGATGATGACTCAGATGATTCAGCAAGAGAGGAGGAATATACAAAGGGCAAGACATCAGGTTCATCAAAGGAAGAAGGAAGTGAGGTCAAGAGGGGAAATAAACGTCAGAGAAGCTAG